In Victivallis lenta, the DNA window TCCGGGCCGCAGGCCATGCGACGGTTCAATCCGTCGCGTTCGAACTCGTCGCGGCAGGTGTAGCCGTTCATGAGGCTCCGCACCGTGAAAGCCGTTCCGGAACAGTAGAGCCCGATGCGGTTTCCCGACTCGTGCAGCAGATCCCGCAGCCGGAAGAGCGACTCCGTCCCTCCCGCCGGCGGCCAGCACCAGGGCGGCAGCCACGGGCCGTGCCGGTCCCAGCGCATCAGCAGCGCGAGCACCGGCGAGCCGAACGCCTCCGACAGCTCCCTGAGGCGGGGAAACGCGTTTTCACAGCGGGAATACGCGTTTTCCCCTGCAAAGCTTTCCCCGCGTCCGCGGATGCTCAGAATGACGGCGACGGGAGATTCGTCGAGCCACTCCGGCTTCGGCGGAATGCTTTTCAGCGACGGGTCGCGTCTCACCTGATCGCGGCAGATCGCGGCCGCATCCGTCCAATCCCCTTCGAAGGGACGAAGCACGATATCGTAGTCGGGAGCATAGCGCTCCGGCGGGCCGTCCTGCCCGCAGTATTGTTCGATCCGCAGCCGGATGCGCGTTCCGTCGCCGTCATCGGCCCCGAACTCAAGCGTTTTGGTGCCGTGGCGAAAATCCTCCGCGCCGAACCAGATGCCGCCATCCGGCGAATACGAAGCCATGTACTGCATCTGGCACGGCCCCGGGTAACAGCCGCCCACCGCCATGCCGGGAGCCGAAAGCCGTTGAAAATACCGGCTGCCCTTTTCCGGCTGGTCGACGAGACATCCGTCGTGCCTGGGCCAGAAGAGCTCGTTCGATTCGGGAACGACGATGACGGGAGCATCCACGAGCTCGAGCCGGAGCGCCTCCGGCACGCCGGTCACTTCCGGCCGGAACCGGAACGCCCGGTCGCGGAAACTGATGTCGAGTTTCACCGTCGTTCCCGGCGCGCCGGCGCAGCCGGTCCAGCGGCAGACGGCCGCGTTTTTCAGTTCCTGAAGCTCGAAATTCGCAAAATGGCCGGAATCGAGCGGCCGATAGCCTCCTTCCGCATCGACGAACCGGAGCGAGAAGGCCAGCCGGGCCGGCAGCAGGAGTTCTTTCCCGCGCCGGCGCATTGCCGCGATCGAACCGTCCCGGCGTGACAGATGGAGCTCGGAATCATCGCCGAAAATCTTGAACACTTCCATATTTTCCCTTCTTTCGTTCTTTTCGCATTGCCGTGATCGTCCTGTTTATAATTATGGCGAAAGCCGCAATGGAAAACAAGAGGCCGGAGCTCCGGTTTCCGCAAACCGCCGCAAGCGGGATTGCATTTCTGCGGAACGATCGTATATTACCGGAAGAGGAAACACGACGGGAGGATGACGGTTTTGCAGCGGACATTCCTGAAA includes these proteins:
- a CDS encoding DUF6259 domain-containing protein, producing MEVFKIFGDDSELHLSRRDGSIAAMRRRGKELLLPARLAFSLRFVDAEGGYRPLDSGHFANFELQELKNAAVCRWTGCAGAPGTTVKLDISFRDRAFRFRPEVTGVPEALRLELVDAPVIVVPESNELFWPRHDGCLVDQPEKGSRYFQRLSAPGMAVGGCYPGPCQMQYMASYSPDGGIWFGAEDFRHGTKTLEFGADDGDGTRIRLRIEQYCGQDGPPERYAPDYDIVLRPFEGDWTDAAAICRDQVRRDPSLKSIPPKPEWLDESPVAVILSIRGRGESFAGENAYSRCENAFPRLRELSEAFGSPVLALLMRWDRHGPWLPPWCWPPAGGTESLFRLRDLLHESGNRIGLYCSGTAFTVRSLMNGYTCRDEFERDGLNRRMACGPDGKTLWTMNGIREGTQLCITEEFGREIMLDQVRRIAEAGIDYLQFFDQNFGGICYPCYSKEHRHPPVPGRWQTEAMTRLIDDMNEQIRRTGSRMILGTESSASMPYLAGLPLNDSRRICQVVYGRPVPAYSFVYHRYAGSFLGNQCTVWQNVDCPACPDNLLYRLAEGFCAGELLAVTLRADGSIAWGAADDWSEPPPDNETAITLIRNLNRLRRKYRKFLLHGEMEKSPVRVAGLPAYRLPLRPRRQHAGGGKAFTELPPLPESCWSAPDGERIQFLVNFRPEPRQVELRSTEPCRIGGREFEPGGFRAELPPLDALTIHFRQRG